CATGCTGGGGCAAACCCTGGGTCAGTGGTGTCTGAGCAAGGACCCTTCATCACCCTTCTTCTCATTCCCTGGAACTTCCCCCCACCTTCCAGCTCACCAGGGCCCCTCCAGGCTGACATAGACCCCAGCTGAATCAACCCCCACCCTACTCATGTGTTCAGGCTCCCCCATCCACCCCGCCCCACTAGGCCTTGCTTACCCATAATCTCTGCGTTGGGGAAGACTAGCTGCTTTACTTGATAGCCCAGGACCTTCTCAGGGGTGATGGTCACTTCCGTTTGGTGCTAGGAAAAACGAGCTCAGGTTGATTGATCCGTAAGTGCTTGACATAGTTATCCTGCCTGATCTCCCAAACAATCCTGGGAGGCAGacatttttatcctcattttacagatgagagaaccgAGGCTCTGAGAGGGTCAGCAGATGAGCCCGTTTCACAGCCAGTATAGCTGAAATTTGAACCCGCATCTGACCCCAAAACTCATGTTGTTTccacttcattcaacaaatatttatggggaattccctggccatccagtggttaggacctggcgctttcactgccaggggcccgggttcgatccctggtcagagaactaagatcctgcaagctgcgtggcgtggccaaaaaaaaaaaaaacttatagaGGACAAAACATGCCCGTTTTGTTCCAGGCATCGtggctccttccctcctgcctcccggAAAGCGAGGAAGACAATGAACAAGCAAAAAACACCCGAGTAACTATGAACCGTGGGAAGCGCTATGAAGCAAATGAAGACAGAGCACCACTAGAGAGTAACAGGGGAGAGGCTGAGTGATGCCACACAGACTTTGTTGGGGCAAGAAGAGAAGTCGTAAGAAGGCCAAGGAGCAGGCAAGACTGCTCAGAGAGGTCTAAAGGAAGAGCTGAAGAGTGTGGCGGCTGGAAGGCAGCCCCTGACCTGCAGTGGGTGAGCCGAGCTGGCTCTCCCACAGTCCCCACCTCCCAGGACCCTAACCTCGTGTTCATATCGGGGGCCAAAACATTTCACGGGGTcccaaaaaatatattgcttttcACTTTTCAGGATTACAGTCTTTGTCGCCTTCAGAGTTTCCATCACTAGATAAAGGTCTTCTCTCATCGCCTGGACTGATTGGAACGTAGGGGGCTCTTTACTCCTCTTCAGCTTTCTGGAGGGAGTAGAGGGGCAATGAGAGGGGCCCCACCTCCCAGGGACATTTCTCCCTCTCCAGCAGCTCGTTTCTATTTGAGATTAAGTGCCTCTGAGGCCGGAAGACCACAGCACCCCCGTCCCAGTTCACTTTACCCACTGTGGGCGGGAACGGGGTGCAAAGTGGGAAGGGAACCCGCTAGCATTTCTGGAAGGTTACAGCGTACCAGCACTGTGAGATACTTCACGCGtcatttcatttaaccctcaccgCCCCGCTATGATGTAGGCAGGATTGCATCCGTTTTTCATATGacgaaattgaggcttagagacaGGTCGTGAAtggtccaagttcacacagctaataagtgtaTAACTGGGATACAAACCCCAGTCTGTATGAGTCCAAAGCTTGTGCCCTTCCCATGGCACTGAGATAGGTATCTGCCCAGTCCACAATACCCCCTTCTCTGAGAAGGGGCTCCAGCTCCCTGCACTGGTCTCTGGGGCCTGGTTGAATTGTCTACCCTTGGGGGTCCATGAGGCATCTCTGATTCCACAAAGAAATTCatttggtgacttaaaacagcctgatggaggacttccctggtggtccagcagttaagactccacgctcccaatgcagggggcccaggttcaatccctggtcagggaactagatcccgcatgcatgccgcaactagaccCCAAGCGGccaaatataaatgtatgtataaacctccctccctccctacctgaTGGAACTTCTGGTATTCGCAACCAAAAGACCCCCAAGAAAGTCCTACATCCTTGCCTGAGCAGATCTTCCTCTACCTACCCTCCCCCCCACAACTCTATTTACACATTCCACATAGCTTCACTCTAGAAACAACAGGCTTGCTAGAAAAATTGAGTTCCCTCAGAAAAACTGCAGAAGCCCCCTCCCTAGCAATACCGTGATGGGTAGGGGTAGATCAAAGGACCAGTACAATTTCACTGcaaggctttcagtttttaattaaagaggaaaaacaaaaggcatCCACCGTGCTCAGGGAGGGCTAGCCCAGGAGAGCGGTGGGGCCCCTTCCCCCGACCCATCCACACTTTCCAACAATTGCAGCTAGGGAAGAAGACACCGATACCGACCACAACATGACTGCTGAGGAGGAAGGCTGGTGATATCCCTCTAAGTCTCTTGGAAGGACCATGCCCTCAGCTATCAGAACTTCTGTGGCACTTGATTGGTGCCACCCTGGTGGGGTGGGCCGGTGGCACTTCCTGTGCAGGAAATGTTCAACGGGGGTGCTTTGATTTCACTGGGCTTCACTTCAGCTCTCTTACCAAGTACTTACCATGTGCTGGGGATAAACAGAGAGGTTAGTAAAGTCAGTCCCTGGTCACAAGTTGTTCTGAGTGCAGTGAGGGGAGGGAACATGGAAACCACGGGCTTGCCGCAAGGCAGAGTGAAACAGGAACAAAACACAGATTTGAGCAGCACAGTATAGGAAAACAGAGGACAGTGGCCTCTTGAAAGCAGCCAGTTTTGGTCCAAGCCCAAGAAATCAATCACCCTGGAGGACAGCAGGGAAGTAAGTGAATTGAGGACCTCAGAAGAAGGGCTCCTGGAGGCTGATCCTGGAAGAATGAGAAGGCTTCCTGAGGGTGGAGAAGAGGAGGGCATGCTTGAGTGAaggagtgggatggggagagctGGGAGTAGGGAGTGGGAGGCTGCACCAGCCAGGGGCCCCCCACCTCAGATGCTCTTGGTGCCCAAAAtgggcttctccctccctccctcccccttgctgCCCGCATCCAGCCTCACTTGTTCTTAATGGAATCCAGGAATTTCTGGAGTATCCGGGTCTTTGATAACTCGATGCCCTGCTCCAGGGACCTGGAGAATGTTATTCCCACGTCAAGTGTTTTTTCTTTGGGTAATTTCACTGTCAAACTTCCCTTTGAGTCTACGCTGTCCATAACTTGGGACTTAACCTCTTGACCTGGAAAGAGAAAGGTAAACGTCACACTGAGGCTGACCCCAAAAGATCTCTCTCTAGAAAATCCTCCCTGGTGCATCCCGTCCTGGGCTCCCCTCCACGATCCCCTTCCCTTCTGAGGAATTCTTCCAGCTGTGGCTCTCCAGCCAATGCTGTTCTCACCAGAAGTCATCATGCCTGGAGCCCACTCTGCCACCTTCTTACCaaatgaccttggataagtcacatcacctctgaatctgtttcctcatctatagaaggagaatttttttttttttttggctacggcctgcggcatgtgggaccttagttccccaaccagggatcgaacccgtgccccctgcaatggaagctcgttgtcttaaccactggaccaccagggaagtctctatagaaggagaaatattaatagtacctacttcCCGTGCTTGAGGAAATTAATAAACTAATGCAGTTAAGCACTTaacaaagtgcctggcacacatactaaatgttcagtaaatgtgaGCTAGTCCTATATAACTATTTGAGAGGCTGAAATGAGACAAGGAAAAGTAAAGTGAAAGAATTAGGAGGCCCTGACCTTTGGGAAATAAAAGTTAAGCAGAGTTCAGTCTCTGTGTTTGTGTGCACTGTGCAGGTGTGAAGTGAGGCAAGTCTGGAAAGTTGCCCACCCAGGTGGACTCTGCCCAGCCTTGCATAAGGCCTTGCATAAGGCCTTGCATAAGGGCGTGGACTCCAAGTCAGTTGCTGCCCTGGAGCTAGTGGAGCATATGTGGAGATGCTGCCAGGCTGCGTGTCCTTCTCTCAGACCTCCCAGTTCTGAGCCTACAGAGCAGGGAGAACTTCTACTGCTGGATTTGGGGGGCAGGGCCAGATTTACAGAGAAGAAATGCATTTTGAAACTGGTGGAACTATGACAGACCTAGAAATAGTGCCTGAAATCAGTCCTGTGTGTGGGACGCTAATGTCTCAGGGCCCAATTGCTTCTTGAGTAACGTAAAAGTTTGTGGGTACTttatcagagagaaagaaaaatcaaaccttATGCACACAAAGAATACAgtatgggggaattccctggcggtccagttgttaggactctaggcttccactgcagggggcaggggttcaatccttgggtcagggaactaagatcctgcaagccacacggtgcagcaatcaatcaaccaatcaatGAAACAGTATGGAGGAGGAGCAGGGGGAAAGAGTAACttgacagtggagaaacctgacaggCAGTACCTCGGCCAGCTgaccaaggtcaacatcaacagtgagaagtcatgttgatagtacaTAACCCTGATAAGATGTGATGGGGACAGCACTTTACCTCTGcagtcttcctcccccaaacccattaCCTAGGTCTatccataagaaaaaaatcagacaaattccAATCAGAGGGGTGTCCTACAATATGCCTGACCACTACTGCTCAAAACTGTCaaggcggcttccctggtggcgcagtggttgagagtctgcctgccgatgcaggggacgcgggttcgcgccccggtccgggaagatcccacatgccgtggagcggctgggcccgtgagccatggccgctgagcctgcgcgtccgcagcctgtgctccacaacgggagaggccacaacagtgagaggcctgcgtaccgcaaaaaaaaaaaaaactgtcaaggCCATCCAAAACAAGGCAAGTCAAAGAGGAGCCAAAGGAGACGTGACAACTACATGTAACATGatgtcctggatgggatcctggaacagaaaaggaacaCAACATAAAAaccaaggaaatctgaataaagtatggactttagttaattaaaaacaacaacgaTGTACACCATCTACACCatctagttaaaaaaataataatctgttTGAAAAGGGAGCAGGCCAAGTTGCTGAAAATCAATTTAAATGACCAGTTCATCTGATTCTTAAGGACTTTTTTAGTTTGGTTTCATCTCTCCCTCTGAATTTTTTTATGCAAACAGACAGACTTTCCCTTAAAGCAAGTTAACTGACTTagtcaaaattttttttccataattaaaCTTGCCCCTGCCCCCTGGGGAGTAAGATGATCATTGCAAAACATTCTAGTCCtgctttaaagttttcttctgtttccagtgaacttgtctttttttttttttttttttttgagaattagcTTTTAGTAAATTGACTCTTGGCAATTCTCGTTTCAGAGATTTGACTCAGAGTCTTTGAAAAATACTAATCTGAAAATTTCCTAAAGTCCCTTGCTTACTTAAACCCCACTTGTGGAAAAGCCCACCACCTCAGAGTATTCTGTGCACTGCTCTTGGTCACATAACAGCAGTACCAGGCACGTGGCAGGTGCTCTAAAACTATACACTGGTGTCGTTAGaattcttttccatctcttggtGAGATCCAAATGGGCTTTGGCAGAGATGTCTGAgctgtaaaactcctcaccatGAGGCGTGAGATGCTGCAATAAGTCTCCAAGTGAGGGTTCATCAACACCTATCCTGGGGCTTCTGAAACCCAAGAAACCCCAGGAGTCGCTGAGCTTGGAAGCAGGGGGATGGAACAGACTTCTCTACTAAGGCCTTTGAGCCCTTAAGGGAGTTCTGCTCACCAGCAACTTCCCATTCAGCCATGATCTCCAGGAACAGgaagggataataataataaccgcCACCAGTAGAATGATTGAGGCGAACTTTTATTGAATGCTCCTTCTTGCATGCACTGTGGTAAATGATTTATGTAATTTATCTCTTTTGATTCTTGCAACAGTCTTCTTGAGTTGATAGACGAGGAAACAAACTTAGATAAAACCACTTGTCcagaggtcacccagctggtaagtgTGGCAGAGCCAGGTTTCGAAGGCAGATGCCCCCAATTCTAAAGCCTGAGTCCTTTCCTAACCACTAAGCTAACTGCCTCCATTTAATTATCCGTTTAAATGATAAACATTATAAACACACAAGAAGACCTCGGCTAATTTAAAAGCGAattatttacaaaggaaaaaaataggaaagacgACTATTAAAGAAGagtttccaataaaaataaatttccatttcccCTATTCCCTTCTCCCCATGCAGCTCTCCCGTACATTTCTTTAATTGAGGTGTATGGACGTGTACATACAAATACCACGGTTCCTTTTTTGACTGGCTGACCTCATTGATAGCAATGGGGTGTTGACAGTGGGGTAGCGTAGGCGTAGACAAAGTCTCTCACCCACCTCATACGGACCTTGGAGCCCAGGAACCAGCTTATCAAACAGCCCTTCACCCTTGTCCATCTCCAGGATGTCCTACAGGGTGAGGTCTCTCTTATATTGGTATCCAAAGAAACGTCTCCTCTCCTTCACCAGATAGAAGCAGTGGAATCTGTCAGCATCAATGAGGCTTCTGACAGCGATCATATCCCCACCAGTGTCCATGTGTTTGACCACAGCTCTTGCGATTTTCTCAAATACCACGAGCATGGTACCTGGACCAACTGGGAAAAGGAAGCCCATTGCAGTTTGGGGGAAGGAAATATTGGTTCAGGTTTTTAAATCTTCTACCTTTGGCAGCTTGGGGTCAAGAAAGATCCAAAAGTTCTAGGCCAACCAGAACGGTTTGCCTTCCCTGTTTCCAGAAGGTGTGGTGGTCACTACACACTAAGGTGGGATGGCCATCACAAATGCTGGATTCTCCTCTGCCCCTTGTGGAAACTTTCTGGAGGAAAGCTGGAGTGGTGATTGCCCAGAAGGAAAGCGAGATCTGTTTTCTGCATCTCCCACAGCAGAGTTGCCCCTTGTTCAGAGGGGCCTGATGGGTGGGAAGGTAGGCTCACCATCCCCAGCCAGACCCTCACCAGTGCTGATGAAGAGGACCCAGGAAGAGATGAGGGGCATGACTGCCAGACCTCACATTACCAACCGCAACAGATGACTCGCTTCGCTCTGACCCCTGGGCCACCCCCACTTTCCTGTTCTGCAAGGCAGTTGGATGGTTGCCCCTACCAACCATTTCCCAGTGAGATGGTCATAAACTGGcctcagaaggaaacaaaagagaaaaggtagTACTCTACCTTTGTACTCAAGAGTGGCTTGGAGCTAGGTGCTCtggacagccccccacccccaagtcctGTCTCCTCAGTTTCTGGTCAACTTCTGAAGGGTCCCCTTATACttggtaaaataaaatgaatcccaAAACCCCACCTGGGGCATCTCCCTCCACCCACTCTCCCCTTCACCCTCTCCTGGTCTACTTTTGTCTCCATCTTGCCTGCCCTGCGGGACCCTCCACGGGCCCACCACAGGGCCAGCCTGACACAGCTGCTCCTCCCCCATTTCAGTTCAGCAGCAGCTCTTGTGTCCCCACCACATTGGACCCTTCGGGCTCTCTTTCCTCCAAATCCTTCTTACTCTTTCCCCTTCCATCAATCATTCCgcatctccttccctttcttcaggCTCCTCTGTCACCCTCCTGAGGCCAGATCACCCCTCACAGTCTTCCTGGCCACCTTCCCCTAAGTCCCTTCTGGCTAGCCCAGGCACCTACTCACCCATGCTCCcttctctgcccctgcccccatcatGGTGGCCAACTCTCCACTCACTCCCCACCTAGGAATTCATCTGGTTATATGGAAAGGCTGTGCCCAAGGCCCACAGTCCATCTCAGGGGCCACCCACCTCTTTTTTTGTCCTCAGCTACTCACCAAAAATGGAGGTTGAAAGAGTCCCCTCTGTGTAAGATCTCTGCACGGTTCCTGGCCACTGTGTCTCAGGAAATTATAATAcaggaattgaaaaaaaaaacaaaaaaccccaaaaaaactgGAAAGCTAAGTGCCCCACCTCTCAGGCTTTTAGATAAGCCACATTATAGCTAGGGTGGAGGCAGACAGGCCAAAGGTAAGAAACcaacccttccctcctcctggacCCAGGGAGCAGGTGGGAGATAGATGACAGACATACACAGATGATAGATATACACAGATGACAGATACACAGATGACAGATATACACAGATGATTGACAGATATACACAGATGACAGATATACAGATGACACTGCACTGAATGTGCTGTAAAGACTCCTCCCTCTCCTGGTCATGTGAGCCTCAGTAAGTCCTATTCCCTCCCACTCATGCTTatggtggggagaaggaagcaggaagatTCCTCTGAAGACACAAAGGCCAGGAGGAGATGCAGCCCTCCAAGGCAAGGAAGAGAAGTGAAACAGGGCAGGAATTCAGAGGAAAGGACTGGGCACCCCTTGGGGCTCTGCCTTCTACATGAAGCCATTGCTGAACTGACCTCCTCCCTGGCTGTGTCACAAGCTAAGCCCAGAGGTGTAAGTTCTGTCTGAGGACCAGCCAGGCGAAGTCCCAGAGCAAAATGCTGCTCTCTGGCCGGCTTACTGCCTCTGCCAGTTCCCCGCCAGCCCCTCCAGCTTGCTCTGCTGGAGGCAGCAGGAAAAGCAGAGGTCCCAGGGGCCCTCCCACCATCCAGGCAGAGGGTCAGACTGATGCTCCACACTGGCCCGTCTCCGCCCCCTCCAGGAAGCAGAGGCCAAACTCAGGGGAAATAGGAACACACTGTCCTTTATTTGTGTTTCTCAGAATACTGTACAAAGGGAGTAAAAATCCTATTCACACACTTTGCTTAGAAAGATTTTGAGGTCAAAGTTCCTTATGATACgtggggcgggggttggggggaccAGGATGCAGAAAACAGGGCCAGTGACGCCACCACCGCCGCTGCCACCGCTCCCTCAGCGCCCTGGCACCCACACCTTCTCAGAAGTAACACGGACCCCagtcaggctggggaggggagaaggcggCTCCTTCCCGCCCCTGCAGGTCACTCCCTGCGCCTGCCGCTGTCCCGCTTGAGAGGGACCATGCGGGACTCTGCAGCCCACCAAACCCCTTTGGAGGTGGCCTGATGGCCCCAAAGGTGCATGCCACACGAGAGGCCCCGCCCCAGCACAGTCTGCACAAGGAGGTTACCGGGTGAAGGGCTGCAGAAGGGCCCCACCATTCATCATGTCTGTCCCACGTCCCCGCGGCCCTCACACCACCGCAGAGACGGCCGTCAAACTGGACCTGTGCTTACAATGACGCACAGGCCCCTTCCACCCATCTCCACCCCCTCATGCCAACGCAGGAGCTTCAAACCCATAGCAGCCTCCCTTCCCGTTACCCCCACCACGCTGTGGGTAAGTGACCCTCCAAGACTGCCCCCTTCCCTGACCACTTCCCAAAGAATGAGGTTGGGTCtgttcccccccaccaccccacctcgCATCTTACACGAATCCCCGCTGCTCTGCGGCCCCGTTGTTTTCAGTCTCAattcaccctccccacccctgcccccagccccctccccaactcCACCAGGGCCAGAAGGCTGCAGCCCTGGCCCCCCACCTCTGGGACCAGGCCATGCACACTCAGCCCCGTCCCCCCACATCTCCTTACCCTCCCCACCCGCACCTAGTACCCCGGGGGGCGCTGCACGGGAGCTGTCTGACTTGAATTAGACAATTCTCTACCCAGAGGGACGAGGCACTCTCACACAACTGTTTCGTGTGTGTAAGCACACACTAAGCGTCATCCTAAAGACTCAAGAATTAAAGTGAAACAAACTAGAAGCTGTACCGTTCCCTCTGCCCTGCTCACGGGGGTTAAAGTGCTTTAGCAGGTCAAGGATGCGCAAGcgagcagggggcttccctggcctcTTGTCCCAACCTCATAGGTCTGTGTTCAGCCCAGGAGCCCAGCCCATTCCAGGAGCACCCCcatgaggcaaaaggaaaagatCAAAAGAATCAGGAGGGGTCAGAGCCCCGGAGGGGGGGCCCACCCCAAACTACTTCAAGTCTGCTACTGTGGGAAGTGAGGGGGAAACTAGGGCCCAGAGGCTCAACCCCCAGCTCTGGAGGTACCCGGCGGCTCCTTCTGTCTTCAGCGTCACAGCACAGGCTTCTACCCCTCCCCTGCCATCCCACGCAGGGGAAGGGGCTGCACCCTCAGTACTTATTGATTCCAAAAATCCGGACTCCATGGAGCTGCGGCAGCTTGGGGATGAGCACGCTCATCAAGGACACAGTGTTGAGGATGAAATGGATCTGGTCGTACTTCGTGTAGAAGCTGGTGAGGAAGTACCTGGGTGGGGAAGGTTGGGGGCAGGTATAAGACGCTGTTTGGAAGATGcctttctccctcactccctgGTCGGGGGAGGCAGATTCCTGACAGCCAAGGAGTTATGGGAAAGACCCCCCCCCGAACAGAAGTAGGGTGGCAAGATCCGCACAGCTGAAGAAGCCCCTGCTGACCCAGTCCCCTTGCTCTACCCCAAGCCCATGGGCCAAACTCACTGGCAGGAAGAAAGCCCCAACCGAGGAAAGACAGGACCAGGGAGGCAAACCTGAGCCCAGTGTGAGACCCAGGCACACCCcaaccttccttcctttgctcatTCCTATGCCAAGAGCCACAGCTGGCGAGGGGTTTAAGCCTTGCAGGGCCCCAGGGTCCCCCAGGCCTTGGCCTTCCTGCTGGCGTCCCCCTCTCCCTAAGGCACTCACAGCACGATGGGTGTGATGGTCAGGAATTTCCGAGATGCCGTGAACTGGACTCCATAGTCCATCTGCTCCCAGTGGGTTAGCAGCCTCGCCTTGCCCTGGTCTGGGGTCTCAAAGGGGGTCCCCTTCACCGTGTGCAGGAAGATGTACATGCCCTGGAGGGAGGGGCCTTTGTTAGAGGATGCAAAAGGCCAAAGGCCCTCCAGCTCAGCTCCTCCGCCCCAGTCACAGACGTGGGCTCCTGGTGATCTGGAACCCCCTCCGCTGGGCAGGGGGATGCGGGCTGGAGGTCaggtgggaggagctgggagcCTGGCCAGAAAATAAGGGGACCCACCAGATGAGAGGGCAAGCCTGGCATGAGGAGAACTCCCGGGGAGGTGTCAGCCACAGAACCAGCATGGAGACGCCACCCCTCCAGCCCAGGGCTAGGCTCCCTGTGCCTGCCAGCTGGAAGGGGGCAAGCAGATGAGAAGGAACGAGGCCCCTGCTTGCCCACCGGATACCAGGGAGCAAGCAGGTAGCgagggagcagagaggggcaAGAGGAAAAGATGCTCTGAGATCCTAACTCGGGAAAGAGGCATTTCTGCCCCAGACTAGGACCTGGGTCCCCTGGACTCTTTAGGGCCCTTAGTTCAGCTCTCCGTGGCCCATCTTCCAGGTCCACAAGTCACCACATCCTAGAAGAGTGGACATATCTGCAGATTTTATTCCAATAAAGAGGAGTGGGGCAGAAAGAAGAGGGTGGGCGTCTGGGCTCTGGTGACACGTGCCGTCAGCACGTCACCCTGACGTCTGGCCCATGTCTGGCGGGCTCccatcctccccagccccaccaaaGGCAGGCAGCAACAGGTCCTCACCATGTTGTGGATGAGGTTGGTGAGGGTCCAGACGACGGGGACGCTCACAAAGGGAATGCTGAGCAGCACGACGTGGAGGAGCCCGATGGCCAGCACGTAGGAGAGCCAGATGCCGCGGCTGTTCATCACCCGCGTGTTGGGGTTCACCTCGCTGTGTGCTGTTCCCACATTCATCCTGCTGCCCCTCTCCTGCCACTGTTCTGCAAACAAGCAGCACAGGTAAGACAGGTCACACCACTTTCCCTGCCCTCTCACACCCTCCAAATCCTGCAGGGAAGGAGGCTCTGCTGTCCCCAAGAACTCCAAGCAGGTCTACCATTCTGATTCTCAAGCGAGAAGGCCAGAGAAAGTCCATGCAGACTTAACTCTATTCATTTCTCACTGCTGGGCTGGGATAAACGCCAGGCTGCTCCGCACACAGTCCAATCAGGACA
Above is a genomic segment from Phocoena sinus isolate mPhoSin1 chromosome 20, mPhoSin1.pri, whole genome shotgun sequence containing:
- the GSDMB gene encoding LOW QUALITY PROTEIN: gasdermin-B (The sequence of the model RefSeq protein was modified relative to this genomic sequence to represent the inferred CDS: substituted 1 base at 1 genomic stop codon); amino-acid sequence: MGFLFPVGPGTMLVVFEKIARAVVKHMDTGGDMIAVRSLIDADRFHCFYLVKERRRFFGYQYKRDLTLXDILEMDKGEGLFDKLVPGLQGQEVKSQVMDSVDSKGSLTVKLPKEKTLDVGITFSRSLEQGIELSKTRILQKFLDSIKNKKLKRSKEPPTFQSVQAMREDLYLVMETLKATKTVILKSEKQYIFWDPVKCFGPRYEHEHQTEVTITPEKVLGYQVKQLVFPNAEIMEKDGGSSCTGKSLSLEDFPSVKERMQDMVRVLQNPTEERKEVLSCFTKCLSKDEELQDLERRVSEVRRSGELQMEGPAVIFHCIYAAGILIEEHTEAVSDFLDDLIELSEEGRLVAEALVKGTLPFLKDKVEPILEQNQGEQPRDVGCDPEAWTLRALYVVVSILLQLGENSTSVSS
- the ORMDL3 gene encoding ORM1-like protein 3 is translated as MNVGTAHSEVNPNTRVMNSRGIWLSYVLAIGLLHVVLLSIPFVSVPVVWTLTNLIHNMGMYIFLHTVKGTPFETPDQGKARLLTHWEQMDYGVQFTASRKFLTITPIVLYFLTSFYTKYDQIHFILNTVSLMSVLIPKLPQLHGVRIFGINKY